The genome window aaaatttaaaaggagcTAAAACTGGAATCGGACCATTTAACTAGGGATTAATGAAGTTTGCACAAGCTAGATTAATAGAGCGATTAAGGATATTTGTAAaacttttcatttgtttaaccaaagttgaagagaaaaagaaaatacaaaataacTTGGATTCAACTAGTTGTGGAGGAAGCTGAGACTTGAAGAGAAGTTGAAGCTTTGGAATATTATGCTGAAATATGTTTTGAGGACCAAATTGATGgaatttatacattttgaagaattaagatcaaattgataaaatgtgaattttgaagactaaatatattattatactaattaataGACCACCATTTTCGTTAACTTTTAAAAGGAGATGGCCAAAATAAAAAGGAGCTAAAAGTGGATAAAAGTGTAAGTtcctttaaaaataacaataaaacattAATGCAGTAATGAAGTACTGCTtactaaaagctaaaaatagaAGATCCAATACATGCCAAAAAAAACATCTACCTGAAAAAGGAAAACACCAAAAGGAACAATTAAAAAAGACATGTATCATTAAACTAATTTAGGATGAATAgtgtatttagtttattttttatctcacgttacagtatcgctacaatatctaatcttaTTACTACCGCTGTTTTAACACTAACCGTAGATGAGCACCGCttatccaaacccacccttagacactttcataatttcttatataattgggtttttttacttagataataaaaaaaagttaattgaaaaaatgatatattatttACGAGAATgatatattttctataataaaatttgcagcattaattataaaaaataatattttaataaaaataaataaaataataaattttaaaaataatattttaatgtaaaatgaGGCGAAGCCAAAATGCCAGCGACATCCTTTTTTCTCCTCGTaacttttagtttttcttttctttttaattgggGTGGTTAtggtataattttgattttaatatctCTATTTTATAGAAATTAGAAGTTAgcccttttattttaatttatcataatttgattttcttttatgttttcaaatttaaaagttaattgaattatttaacaCTATTAAACTCGATCATCAAATTGTTTACTTCAAGATCAATCGTTTGTCAAATTTATATACaaagaattaataaaatcaacaattcaacaatttatgtgtggcaaattagaaaattttaataagtttatgttttaattatttttctatataatatatgttttctaTAATCATACAATGTCTAGTATtgcttagtttattttaaaggtctaattatgaatttttatctctttactttataaaaacttgagaaattaatccatttattttaatttgttaaaatttaatcctcatACCTTATTAAAACTAATCCAATTGTTgataaaacatataaacttgAACCATTGATTCTTTTTAGTTTGccacatataaattattgaattgatattaattatgataataaaagACTAACTTCTAATTTTTGTAAACTAGaggtatggaattcaaaattatatcacAACCTAACATTTTGACTTCACccttttacataaaaatattatttttattttatttattttattaaaatattttttatagccGGTGTTGCTTGACACATTAACAACATCTAATTTCATGGTAAAAACATATCATTCtcataaataatttacaataaaatttattttcataattaattttatttatgtattatctAAGTAAAAACCATATAATTTGGTTaacatattaattttacattaataaaagtGAATTTCATTACcatataagaaaaaattatatgaaactgtgattccacattatcattatcattatccCTTTCGAGgagaataacaaattaaatttttttcttattaaaaaaaacagataaagataatataaaattaacattttcataCAGTCTTTTTCTACCGATATCAAGAACACCAATAAATGTCAGTATCCCTTTGAAACCATCCAGAATCAAACACCATTGGAAAGAGAGTGGCAGAAAATTTAATGGAGTCCGGTGGCTGCCCCACTACCCTTATCTTCCTTTTCCCTTTACGATATTTTACACAATcggatgaaaaataaatgacaaaaagAGACGGAGCAAAGTACATATGTGATGATTAGATatgaaagaaaggaaattttgaagtttaattcattccaacaaatataaatttattaaaattgtatatcaACTTTCAACAACGTATTCTATGTTCCATTTACTTTTAATATCttcttaaaaattgtttattatgttatttatatgattaaattgactaagaattcaaaattaaaatgtaaacaagataattaatgattatatttatgATGATGAAATACAAAAACTGCATAACTCATACAGAAAGAGaagatttggaaaaaaaaaacaccataaTTGAAACTCCATTAAATTCAGAGTGATACCaaagaataatatttttgaaagaaagaTAAAGCTTGAACCTAAATTAGTAAGGCGGTGGAGGAGGCGGTGGTCTAGCAGTTGGAGCCCAAATCACATCTGATCCACCTCCGAAATGATTACTGTACATCGAAACCCCACAAGATTCTGAACCGCCGCCGTGACCAGTACTATCTCCACCGCCACCAGAAAACGGCGGCGACTGTCCTTCACCTTCACCATCTCCACCAGACGACATCGTATTCCTAGtttcttctcctcctcctcctcctcctcctggTAACTGATGATATGAAGGGTTGGTAAACGTAGCGGCAACTATATACACCGTGCCAGCCGCCACCAAGGAGCCAGCCACGAAACCTCCAACGATCTGGCCTTGAGGACCCGCTAAAGAGATAGAGAACGTGTTCGGAACCTGATACGACGTCGTTGGGGGTAGGAACGTGGCTGAGAGGGATAAGATGTCGAATCTGCCATGGAAAGTTATGACAGCTCCCGGCGTAGACGAGAGTTGGCGGATAGTTACATTGGAAACGGTTCCAGATCCTGTAAGTACGCAGATTCCAATGTTTTTGCGGCGAGAGAAGGTGGAGATAGCATCAACGACGTCGTGTCCTCCAGGTATTTCGAGAACGTAAGGATTCATGGCAGGGTTAGGTTCCCGAGAGAAGAGGAGGGGTTGTTTGGGCTTATTTTTGGAACCTGGAGGACGACCCCTGGGTCGTCGAACGACTTCAATGGAAGCTCCATCGGTACTGGCGCTGCCAAGACGAGGGAGAGAAGAGTTGGGGGTGGTGGAAGGGCCATTGGGGTCATCGGAGATAGGAGGTTGGGATTGGTGAGAGAGAGGGAAGTGATGAGAGAAAGGTTGGTTTTGGcgttggtggtggtggtggtgaagTTTAGAGAACATGTTGTTGGGGTTTCCATTTTCGGAATCTACATATTCACCTTTCATGATGagatcttttttatttttattgttttcaataaaTGGCTTTTTCTATATGTATGATTGATGAGGTTTTGGATGTGggatttttgtaataaaataagaattaaaaaagaaaaaagaaaacaggaaAAGAACAAGATGGCAGAGAAATGCAAGCGAGGAGAGGAGAAGATGTGGGCAGTGGATTTGTGGAAAGACAGGCAAAGGGAGATAGATAATAAATGGGGATTGGGGATTTGAGAGTGAGAGAGAGAAGAGAAGGTTTTAGACTTTAGAAATAGAAGAAAGACACAGAAAGTGAATGGCAGCTTTGAAACTAAGTAAAAGACTAATTGCGCCGCCCCTGGTGGCGCGTCCCGTACGACGCTACTTACAtgttttttaacaaatatagtttttacataataaaaattcacaCATGACAGTAAAACTTAATGTTTGATTCAAATGTCAACTTAATGTTTGGTTCAAATGGTTGGTAAAttcaatcataattttaaaaataataattattttatacaaagcttttaattacttatatctCTAAGGtgtaaatataatgataaaacaTTAGATATAAGCAAAACTTGAAAAATTCgaaaaaagtttataaatttcaagttaattgaaTCAAGTCTTAAATGAGTAATTCGAGTTCGAGTCGAATagaattatacaatttaaagaatttgaataactcaaataataaattgatgtaaATAACCTTTTGgtcattatcaattttaaaaattagcaaattggtctttctcataacaaaattacaaataaaattcaaaataattttaaaatttcaaaatttatatatttaaaaatacaaatattaaaaatatatactaaaatccttaaaaattctcaagaatatataaaaagttatttttaaaaatttctaaaatattaattttgggacctaaataagtaaattaataattgaatactAAAGTGTCTTATTTTTcctcttattttgctttgaaagagttttcaaatatatatggtttcaaattatGTGTtctaatatgaaattagttatattgtaacaaaattttaatttgacatgtttaaaatttttaatgtaactgAACAATTTTACTTGATTCGACTTGactcgaatttcattttacttgactcgattaaaaaaattaaatcgagTTATAAAATGAGACTCgtcaattcgattaactcgaatttttttactcaattcgatcgaacgctcacccctatAAAACATGCTTCAATGTGATCAAACACATGTCCTCTTATACTAGCAACAATGCTAATGCTAACcaaactaaaactcaatcgacaaaaaaaaattaaaaatacatactgaaaaaattaatatcttaattgtaaaatataatatattctaCACctatctttttcaaatttcaaatgagGTGTTCAAATCAAGGAATGTTTGCTTATCTTTGATAATAGTATTCCTATTTAGATTATTTAATACATTGCTCACTATgttacattatattatttattttatttggttggaatgttatattttgatatttgattgaagaaatgtaatattataaaatcacattttactAAATCACtcttaattataaatagagaTGAAAAAGTATTAAGCTAATCGAAGAGAAAAgatattgtgaaataaataaaataattagaataataatatataaattgttaaaaattctaactaataagtaattaaataatgagaATATAGTTACTTatactaatattaattaattacaatatatattgtaataaaaaatgcaATATAATAGACAAATGTTAAGCTTTTCTAGTAGTAGTAAATCTTAAATTAacacatgaattttgattcaagatgcaatatgttatatatgaactttaatttaatgtacttatataaaataaaaaaatttgattttggttcaattgtgaacatttataaaataaataaatgcatcaATTTCATGTTAGATAAACATAATTGATGGTATATGCAATATGTAAACATAAAATGGTATTATGTCAATAACAATGATAGTGGcttgtgaaatttttaattaaattagaatttaatgtATGTAATTGCACAAGATTAAAGTTAATGTAACACATCGCACATTGGATTAAAGTTCATGTCTAGTTTTGAGATTTGTCCATAATAATAATGTTAGCGTtgattttcaaatgttttgatatggcaaaataaatttaaaatttctttaatcaaatatttaaaacttattttcaagtgttacaaactcaaaaaaaaaatgttcttAAATGACTTAGACAATtcacaaatatttttaagtgtCTCTAAGACCTTTCAAAAGTGTTTCTAAGCTTTACAAAGCATTTCTCAGGCCAAGTACCGAGACTTGGTCTCTCAAGTCTCCATACCTTTCAAACAGTTTCTAACAGAGGTTTTGAGAAGGGTATAATGTTGAGACTTAATTGCTAAGTCTAAATACCTGGCAACCAGTCTTGAGACTTTGAGCTACAAGTACCTTGACTTGTCAAATAGTAAGCACATTCCTTTTGAGAATAGTATAGTCTCGAGGCTTACTACATTAAGTCTTGAGACTTGTTTATCTAGTCTCAAGACCTTAAGATTTCTAATGGTTATTTTTCAACCAAGTCTTGATACCTATCCTTCAAGTATCGCAATTTGACCTTGTAAACTACATTAAATGCATGAGACTAATTCTTCCGATTGTTAGAAACTCCCTCCAATGGCTTTAAGCACTCAAAATTCAATTACAGGCTACAAATATAAGTCCAGAACAATTGAAAACTTAAGAGACACATGTCACGCCCCAAAATATAGGGGGTTAAttgaaatacttaaccaaataATGACCTAAGCCTAGTGGCCAGGTAGTTAGTGCACTCCCTAGAAGTTCTAGGTTCTATCCACTCCTCTctcgtttcttttcttttcatttcaacaAACTAGGATAAAAATcactctaaaataaatataagttgaggtaaaaatttaataagaaataGGCCTTAGCCTAATGGTAATACACTTTCTTCTCCACCCTTACCAACCGCATTCAAGCCACCCAAAACCTCActttccctttttaatttcgATAGCAAGAGTAAATTACCATGCAACCCCTAAAAGTTTGAAAACTTAGGTATTTAATCCCCTTTTTCTAATCACATTAGAATTTTGTTTCCCTTTCCAATCTAAAGAGAATTATTTCcctttattctttatattttctcctattttcttttcataatatttttcttcataGTTGATAATTATTTCGTCCCCCTAGCCAAATCATCTCTCATTTTGTTGTGTTTCTATCGAATTAGTGAATCGTTGTCAATTACATCTCTAACTTTCCTAAGCATTGATAAATGTATTTGTTTTgtcaatcaaatttcaaaattcgtaATATCAATATCCCGAAACTAATCTATCATCTGATTAAATAATCTTTTACAATTTCTTGCTGAGTTCTTGAAAATCTTGACAAAGTCTTGATTTAATTGTTAATCCTAACGTATTTTCTGTTGGTGGACCAAATCTAGGTGAATTGAATCAAGTGAAGaaagaatatgcctcaaagtctATGGCTGAACACAAAGAGTTTACCAAGTGAATGAGAAAGCTATAAGAGACTTAACTGCCTTTAAGACCATGCCTTACACGAGTCATTGCCAAGGTGTAGTACGCTTTATTTGCATGAGCACTGTTCAAGTTGGTTCTAGTAACGAGATTAGTTGGGAGtcaattggattgatttaacgcTCCCCATGATTGGTCAAACAATATCGTAGGTCTTCGCCAGATTTTCTTTTACCTACTCCCAAATTTGTTAGGGAAATCAGAGGGTCTGGGAGTATATAAAGTGAAGAGAGAACATTCTAAATGGATTTTCTTTTTGCTAGACATTCTGGTCTTTCTTTCTATCCTAAatgttctcttcttcttcattatGCTAGAGCTAAGATTTCATTTAATTGGTGGATGATTCAACCTTCTGGTAAGTTTTATAGCTTTGTATGTTACGATTGTTAAGTAGAAAGGATGTTAAAAGATGTTAGAACAGTAGGGTGTGAGAGAAAGACCCTGTGTGGGGGTCGAATATAGTTGAAACATTAGTAGACTATATATAATGGgatttttaatggaaattcCTTATTCTTGTAAGTATTGTTGTTGCTGGTTTGGGAAGGAAAATTGAAACAGAAGCTCCAAGTTGAGGTATAGGTAAGTCTCTAGTGAGTCTCTAGACCCATCTCCTACACATTATCTTATAATTATTCTTTATATGGTCAATGTCCATATAGATAAGCATATCTTCTTGAGGAGTTgcaatatgtatgtatgtttgtGTGTGTTTTGGTAAGCATTTGTATGTATGTACAAAAGTGCATGATGTGTTGCATGAAAATGACGATGTGTGATAAGCATGTATGAGTGAAATCTGTGTAAATTTTTCCATTATGTTAATTGAGTGATGAATGTCAAAGTATGGTTGGTGATAAAGGGGTTTAGGCAGAATGTTAGGAAAATATGTGAGATGATAATGAACCTCGTGGTGGAGCTTTGATGATGTTTGTTGAGACAGTAAAAATAAAGGCCAATATAACGAGACTGTAGTCTGTTAAGACAGTAAACACGAGACTGTAGTCTGTTAAGACAGTAAACACGAGAAAAGGCCAGTATGGCAAATATGTAGAAAGACCATGACCATggcatattttgaaaatggtgGATGAGCCATATTAGTCTACTAGGGTTTCTGCGTATTCTAGAGCAATGATGAGCAAACCTCAAGCGACactgagtttaggcaaatccatatcgcCAAACATGACAATTTTATATGGTGCCTTGGTGGAAAACCAAACCTAGCCTTTGTGGTGAGTTATCTGAAAGGCCTATGTGGCGTAGTATTCGAAAAACCTTAGTGGCAAAGTTATCTAGGAAGCCCTTGTGGTGAATTCTCTAAAAGGCCTATGTGGTGTATTATTCAAAAAACCATATTAGTGAAGTTATCTAGGAAGCCCTTGTGGCAAATTATCTAAAAGGCTTATGTGGCATATTATTCAAAAAACCTTAGTGGCAAAGTTATCTTAGAAGCTCTTGTGGCGAGTTATCTGGAAAGTCTGTATGGTGACTTTTGTATTGCCTAAGTATGAGATGTTTGTCAGTCATTGTGGTGAGATTTGGGTATGCCTTTGCGGtattttttgaaagatttctCGACAGTGTACTCAACTAATGAATCCGCCATAGTAACCCGTTAGGACAAGGAGCTTGGCATATCCGGAATTATGGGTAGAAGTAAGTGCCCGCGAAACTTGGGAATTCTCACGTTATATCGATGTTATCTGGTAATCTAATggatgttataaaatattacctTCATTGAACCAAGTTCGTTGTTTGGATCAAATTGAAGATATAGTGTGACTGGCATTCTAACAGTCGCCAAAGCCAGTATAAGAATCCGTCGAGAGTAGAGCCCGTATGCATATCATTCTGAGAAATGTACCCAACCTCTATCTCCAAGCGATTATGAAATAGGAGCTGCTATAAGGTGGGAGGTTTGTGATCAACAATCGAGTGGAATACATATAAGATGGTCAAGTTAGAAGTTCTTTAAAGGTTGAAAGAAAGTTCAGAATTCTTAAGTCGAGGAATtcaataatgttgtttaaaggTAATAGTGGTTAAGATTCACTAAGTTCTATTGAACTTACAGGCGTCTATTTGTTATGTAGGATCTTGGAGTTGAACCTGTGCGCCAGGAAGGACCAATGCAAGGATGCACCAAGGTGGCAGTTCGAAGAgcaatattatgcatacagaggggCATTTTTTGGATATATATGGCGACAATACTATACACCATGATTAAGTGAGTTTTAACAAAGTCTTaagttataatatattaaacaacttttgttaatatgttatatttagTAAACGCCTCTTTTAAAATCTTGACTTAGa of Gossypium raimondii isolate GPD5lz chromosome 3, ASM2569854v1, whole genome shotgun sequence contains these proteins:
- the LOC105797255 gene encoding AT-hook motif nuclear-localized protein 17 gives rise to the protein MKGEYVDSENGNPNNMFSKLHHHHHQRQNQPFSHHFPLSHQSQPPISDDPNGPSTTPNSSLPRLGSASTDGASIEVVRRPRGRPPGSKNKPKQPLLFSREPNPAMNPYVLEIPGGHDVVDAISTFSRRKNIGICVLTGSGTVSNVTIRQLSSTPGAVITFHGRFDILSLSATFLPPTTSYQVPNTFSISLAGPQGQIVGGFVAGSLVAAGTVYIVAATFTNPSYHQLPGGGGGGGEETRNTMSSGGDGEGEGQSPPFSGGGGDSTGHGGGSESCGVSMYSNHFGGGSDVIWAPTARPPPPPPPY